The nucleotide sequence TTGCTGATGCCTGGAGATATCCCGGTGGTCAAAGTTGACCGAGGCGGACAAGTCACTTATCACGGCCCAGGCCAACAAGTGATCTACTTTATGATCAATCTACGTCGCAGAAAAATGGGCGTAAGACAACTAGTTACCTTAATAGAAAATGGCATTGTAGCGTCAATGGCAGACTTTGGCATTAATGCTAAGGCAAAACCAGATGCTCCAGGTGTTTATGTCGACGATAAAAAAGTCGCGTCTTTGGGTCTTCGAGTACGTAAAGGTTGTTCTTTTCACGGTTTAGCAATAAACGTCAATATGGATTTATCGCCATTTTTACGCATCAACCCATGCGGTTACAAAGGCTTGGAAATGGTACAAACAATCGATTTACAAGGCCCTGCCACAGTAGATCAAGCGGGTGAATCACTGGTGAAACATCTCAGTGAATTATTAGACACTCTGCATTTATCTTATCAAACGGGATTGGAAACAGTACATGACCACTAAATCATCACGAATTACCCCTGGCACTAAACTACGTGACGCCGAAAAAATGGCACATATTCCAATTAAAGTTGTGACTTCTGAGCGTGAAACCATGCTAAGAAAACCTAATTGGTTGCGCATTAAACTACCAAAAAGCTCAGAGCGTATTGATAGCATAAAAGCGGCGCTTCGTAAGCATGACTTACATTCGGTTTGTGAAGAAGCGTCATGTCCAAATTTATCTGAGTGTTTTAACCACGGCACTGCAACCTTTATGATTTTGGGCGATATTTGTACACGTCGTTGTCCATTTTGTGATGTGGGTCACGGTCGTCCGCTTGAAGCAAATAAAGATGAACCGCGCAAGTTAGCGTTAACGCTAAAAGATATGAAGTTAAAGTATGTTGTGATCACGTCAGTGGATCGCGATGATCTTCGTGATGGCGGTGCACAACAGTTTGCTGATTGTATTACCGAAATTGCAGAACATTCACCACATACTAAAGTAGAAATTTTAGTGCCTGACTTTCGTGGCCGTATGGACCGTGCACTAGAGATTCTAAATAAAAATCCACCCGCAGTATTTAATCATAACCTTGAGACAGCGCCTCGCCTATATACCAAAGCTCGCCCTGGTGCGAACTACCAATGGTCATTAGATCTATTGCAAAAATTTGGCGCAGCAAATCCAAGTGTTCCAACTAAATCAGGTATTATGGTAGGTTTAGGTGAAACTAACGAAGAGATCCTTCAGGTTATGCGAGACTTGCGTAGCCATGGTGTCACTATGTTAACTATTGGCCAATACTTGCAGCCGAGTAAGCATCATTTACCTGTAGAGCGTTATGTTCACCCAGATGACTTCGATATGTTCAAGCGCGAAGCTGATAAGATGGGCTTTGATCATGCCGCTTGTGGTCCACTGGTTCGTTCAAGTTATCATGCAGATAAACAAGCCGCTGGTGAAGAAGTAAAGTAAGACGTTATTAAGCTATAAATATACTGACGTTATAAAATTAAAAAAGCTAGAAGTTCACACTTCTAGCTTTTTCAGTTTTAAGTTTTAAGTTTTAAGTTTTAAGTATCAGAAAGTACTTATCGCAGTTCGGCTCGTTATAAATCGTTGAGATAATTTCAAAGCCCTTTTCATAGCAGTCTACTTAAAATTAAGACTCATCGCCCGATTATTACTAAGCTACTAAGTGCTACGACTCAAGCGTTCTTAACGTTCGATATCTGGCGTTTGACACGTTACATCCATATTTTGTGCTCTATGTCGTAGATAATGATCCATCAAAGTCAGTGCTAGCATAGCTTCGGCAATAGGTACTGCTCGAATACCAACACAAGGATCATGGCGCCCTTTCGTTACAATATCGGCAGACTGACCGGCAAGATCAACCGTT is from Colwellia sp. Arc7-635 and encodes:
- the lipA gene encoding lipoyl synthase — encoded protein: MTTKSSRITPGTKLRDAEKMAHIPIKVVTSERETMLRKPNWLRIKLPKSSERIDSIKAALRKHDLHSVCEEASCPNLSECFNHGTATFMILGDICTRRCPFCDVGHGRPLEANKDEPRKLALTLKDMKLKYVVITSVDRDDLRDGGAQQFADCITEIAEHSPHTKVEILVPDFRGRMDRALEILNKNPPAVFNHNLETAPRLYTKARPGANYQWSLDLLQKFGAANPSVPTKSGIMVGLGETNEEILQVMRDLRSHGVTMLTIGQYLQPSKHHLPVERYVHPDDFDMFKREADKMGFDHAACGPLVRSSYHADKQAAGEEVK
- the lipB gene encoding lipoyl(octanoyl) transferase LipB — its product is MLKNTLIIRQLNNLDYVDVWHAMQNFTDNRDENTADELWLVEHPPVFTQGQAGKDEHLLMPGDIPVVKVDRGGQVTYHGPGQQVIYFMINLRRRKMGVRQLVTLIENGIVASMADFGINAKAKPDAPGVYVDDKKVASLGLRVRKGCSFHGLAINVNMDLSPFLRINPCGYKGLEMVQTIDLQGPATVDQAGESLVKHLSELLDTLHLSYQTGLETVHDH